From Haloplanus vescus, the proteins below share one genomic window:
- a CDS encoding aldo/keto reductase yields MDLPPLGFGTYQLTDPEDCAEAVRTALETGYRHVDTAEYYENEAAVGEGIATSDVARDDVCLASKVWRDRLGRDEFLASARERLDLLGVDALDLLYVHWPLDTYDPEETLSALATARDEGLTHDVGLSNFTPAQMDEAIDHLGEPPAAHQVELHPLLQQDELRAHAERHDYQLVAYAPIARNDVADVSEIQQVAEKHDATPAQVSLAWVMAKGVTAIPKSGTPSHIRENYAARDIELDEEDVARIDSIDREERIVDFPEAPWNA; encoded by the coding sequence ATGGACCTTCCACCGCTCGGGTTCGGCACCTACCAGTTGACCGACCCGGAGGACTGCGCCGAAGCCGTCCGAACGGCGCTCGAAACGGGGTATCGACACGTCGACACCGCGGAGTATTACGAGAACGAAGCCGCCGTCGGCGAGGGCATCGCCACGAGCGACGTGGCCCGAGACGATGTCTGCCTCGCCTCGAAGGTGTGGCGTGACCGCCTCGGGCGCGACGAATTCCTCGCGAGTGCGCGCGAGCGTCTGGACTTGCTCGGCGTCGACGCCCTCGACCTACTGTACGTCCACTGGCCGCTCGACACCTACGACCCCGAGGAGACGCTGTCGGCGCTCGCGACGGCACGGGACGAGGGTCTGACCCACGACGTCGGCCTCAGCAACTTCACGCCCGCCCAGATGGACGAGGCCATCGACCACCTCGGCGAGCCACCCGCCGCCCACCAAGTCGAGCTGCACCCCCTGCTCCAACAGGACGAACTCCGCGCACACGCCGAGCGCCACGACTACCAGTTGGTCGCGTACGCGCCCATCGCGCGCAACGACGTGGCGGACGTGTCCGAAATCCAGCAGGTGGCCGAGAAACACGACGCGACGCCCGCGCAGGTGTCGCTAGCGTGGGTGATGGCCAAGGGCGTGACGGCCATCCCGAAGTCGGGGACGCCGTCGCACATCCGCGAGAACTACGCCGCCCGCGATATCGAACTCGACGAGGAGGACGTGGCTCGCATCGATAGCATCGACCGCGAGGAGCGAATCGTCGACTTCCCCGAAGCGCCCTGGAACGCATAG
- a CDS encoding TrkA C-terminal domain-containing protein, producing the protein MSVLQVSAPAVDSTLLRTLAELLAFGVGAAVVGGASALVYRWYTKARLPLWLSVLFGLSGVALTLNTVGVFSDLLSGSTGIFDTARMLYNVAALGAGGLGAPAGRLVGDRIATDVFAVTGMRELDVEVSRLVRSVGRITDVTLPEDADDIGDIDGYDPVAQSIKETLAGKTLIFPRRLTVAELEDRLVTRLQDDYGVGHVDVELTADGTVEYLALGSRATGIGPTLAPGTVAIAVRADPANAASPGDRVQVWGTGPEPERLVTAELRAHVDDVATLVVDEQDAPRLDADETYRLVTLPTEPQAEREFASLLRAAEETMYVLTVAAGSDLVGATVESLDATVVAVKSADGGIDDLPDDRTLAAGDSVYLVSRPDTYRRLDARSRGPDEETQLL; encoded by the coding sequence ATGAGCGTCCTACAGGTGTCGGCCCCAGCTGTCGACTCGACGCTGCTCCGCACGCTCGCCGAACTGCTCGCGTTCGGCGTCGGTGCCGCCGTCGTCGGCGGTGCCTCGGCGCTCGTCTATCGCTGGTACACGAAGGCCCGGTTACCGCTGTGGCTGTCGGTGTTGTTCGGCCTCTCCGGCGTGGCGCTGACGCTCAACACCGTCGGCGTCTTCTCCGACCTTCTCAGCGGGTCGACGGGCATCTTCGACACCGCTCGCATGCTCTACAACGTCGCGGCGCTCGGCGCTGGCGGCCTCGGTGCGCCCGCGGGCCGTCTCGTCGGTGACCGCATCGCGACGGACGTGTTCGCCGTCACTGGCATGCGTGAACTCGACGTCGAGGTGAGTCGCCTCGTCCGCTCCGTCGGCCGCATCACCGACGTGACGCTCCCCGAGGACGCCGACGACATCGGCGACATCGATGGGTACGACCCCGTGGCCCAGTCCATCAAGGAGACGCTCGCGGGCAAGACGCTCATCTTCCCGCGGCGCCTGACTGTCGCCGAACTCGAAGACCGACTGGTCACGCGCCTGCAGGACGACTACGGCGTCGGCCACGTCGACGTCGAACTGACCGCGGATGGCACCGTCGAGTATCTCGCGCTCGGCAGTCGGGCTACCGGCATCGGCCCGACGCTCGCACCGGGCACCGTCGCCATCGCGGTGCGGGCCGACCCCGCGAACGCTGCCAGTCCCGGTGACCGCGTGCAGGTGTGGGGGACCGGTCCCGAACCGGAGCGACTCGTGACCGCCGAACTCCGCGCGCACGTCGACGACGTGGCGACGCTGGTCGTCGACGAACAGGACGCGCCCCGACTCGACGCCGACGAGACGTATCGGCTGGTGACGCTCCCGACCGAACCGCAGGCCGAACGCGAGTTCGCGTCCCTGCTTCGCGCCGCCGAGGAGACGATGTACGTCCTGACCGTCGCGGCGGGGAGCGACCTCGTCGGTGCGACCGTCGAATCCCTCGATGCGACGGTGGTCGCGGTGAAAAGCGCCGACGGCGGCATCGACGACCTGCCCGACGACCGAACCCTCGCCGCCGGTGACTCGGTGTATCTCGTCAGTCGCCCCGACACGTACCGCCGACTCGACGCCCGGAGTCGCGGCCCGGACGAGGAGACGCAACTCCTTTGA
- a CDS encoding cytochrome B, giving the protein MSADDKYPEESGRRRFVKGVVGGSALAGVGALGTVTVNSATASPGSGGGTTQAWAIENTGGPAPRGMPQIPLEIDSEGYIKGVWPSVETVAQGGRQVQVAEMDLGGTTYSSEWFQYCGVEGYAGIQPDYESENYFRSGSNPAYDWQSQRKEGGDRFHVDDFSDYEEWGNGIGTAGVGKPATGRWRSEDAEDVIPIQLMRSSQIEEAAQDNEWLQASTDEGFIAWLNKCTHFCCVPGYKQTEDAARFGDPNNVYCQCHQSTYDPFSLVQTLFVARPRPD; this is encoded by the coding sequence ATGAGCGCGGACGACAAGTATCCCGAGGAGAGTGGCCGACGGCGATTCGTCAAGGGGGTCGTCGGTGGTTCGGCGCTCGCCGGCGTGGGCGCCCTCGGGACGGTCACCGTCAACAGCGCGACCGCTTCGCCCGGGTCCGGTGGAGGGACGACACAGGCGTGGGCCATCGAGAACACCGGCGGCCCGGCGCCGCGCGGCATGCCCCAGATTCCCCTCGAAATCGACTCCGAGGGGTACATCAAGGGCGTGTGGCCTTCCGTCGAAACCGTCGCACAGGGCGGGCGACAGGTGCAGGTGGCCGAGATGGACCTCGGCGGCACCACCTACTCCTCCGAGTGGTTCCAGTACTGTGGCGTCGAGGGATACGCGGGCATCCAGCCCGACTACGAGAGCGAGAACTACTTCCGCTCGGGGTCGAATCCGGCCTACGACTGGCAGTCCCAGAGGAAGGAGGGCGGCGACCGCTTCCACGTCGACGACTTCAGCGACTACGAGGAGTGGGGCAACGGCATCGGTACCGCGGGCGTCGGCAAGCCCGCGACCGGCCGCTGGCGCTCCGAGGACGCGGAAGACGTCATCCCGATCCAGCTGATGCGGAGTTCGCAAATCGAAGAGGCCGCACAGGACAACGAGTGGCTTCAGGCCAGTACGGACGAGGGCTTCATCGCGTGGCTCAACAAGTGTACGCACTTCTGCTGTGTGCCCGGCTACAAGCAGACGGAGGACGCCGCGCGCTTCGGCGACCCGAACAACGTCTACTGCCAGTGTCACCAGTCGACGTACGACCCCTTCTCGCTCGTCCAGACGCTGTTCGTCGCTCGACCCCGTCCCGACTAA
- a CDS encoding NAD-binding protein, whose translation MAVSRGDQLLGVRAAVGLTLLAGALSMVTGLVHMGSPTGRPLVPFVPPVARTTAGFTGTLTGFLLLGSALGLRRGLRSAWYSTLCLLVVSAAQGLIQASETSVPLVVLSVLALPAVALNRRRFDRTVDFSASQIAAFLALGGSQVYITTGAYALNEQFNGLDTLVDALYFSIVTSSTVGYGDITPDTAVARLFAISALVVGTASFAIALGVLLTPAIEARLVKALGKMSQSELDLLDDHILVLGYGDLTEALIQELNGKAPFLVIVPDEDISRRLSERGVDTLVGDTSDEATLQRVHIEDARAVVAATNDDGADALAVLTARQLAPDVHIVAAATQRENVDKLRRAGADTVISPASIGSHLLVESALGGRDVDTEAIADRLLDEI comes from the coding sequence ATGGCTGTGAGTCGGGGTGACCAACTCCTCGGCGTGCGCGCTGCGGTCGGACTCACCCTCCTGGCCGGTGCGCTCTCGATGGTGACTGGTCTCGTCCACATGGGGTCGCCCACGGGGCGGCCCCTCGTCCCCTTTGTCCCGCCCGTCGCCCGCACCACCGCCGGGTTTACCGGGACGCTCACCGGCTTCCTCTTGCTCGGGAGTGCGCTCGGCCTGCGGCGAGGGCTGCGCTCTGCGTGGTACTCGACGCTCTGTCTGCTGGTCGTCTCGGCGGCCCAAGGGCTGATACAGGCGAGCGAAACGTCGGTCCCGCTGGTGGTGCTGTCGGTGCTGGCTCTGCCCGCCGTCGCCCTCAATCGGCGTCGCTTCGACCGGACGGTCGACTTCTCGGCGTCGCAGATTGCCGCCTTCCTCGCCCTCGGTGGCTCGCAGGTGTACATCACGACCGGCGCGTACGCTCTCAACGAGCAGTTCAACGGCCTCGACACGCTCGTCGACGCCCTCTACTTCTCCATCGTCACGTCCAGTACCGTCGGCTACGGCGACATCACGCCGGATACGGCGGTGGCACGGCTGTTCGCAATCTCGGCGCTCGTCGTCGGCACCGCGAGCTTCGCCATCGCGCTCGGTGTCCTGCTCACCCCGGCCATCGAGGCCCGACTCGTCAAAGCACTCGGTAAAATGTCACAATCAGAACTCGACTTGCTCGACGACCACATACTCGTGCTCGGGTACGGAGACCTGACCGAAGCACTCATCCAAGAACTGAACGGCAAAGCACCCTTCCTCGTCATCGTCCCCGACGAGGACATCTCGCGACGACTCAGCGAACGCGGTGTCGATACGCTCGTGGGCGATACCAGCGACGAGGCGACGCTTCAGCGCGTCCACATCGAGGACGCGCGGGCCGTCGTCGCCGCGACGAACGACGACGGCGCGGACGCGCTTGCGGTGCTGACCGCGCGCCAACTCGCGCCGGACGTCCACATCGTCGCCGCGGCGACCCAGCGCGAGAACGTCGACAAACTCCGGCGGGCGGGCGCCGACACCGTCATCAGTCCCGCGAGCATCGGCAGCCACCTGCTGGTCGAATCCGCGCTCGGCGGCCGGGACGTAGACACCGAGGCCATCGCGGACCGCTTGCTCGACGAAATCTAG
- the guaA gene encoding glutamine-hydrolyzing GMP synthase, with the protein MVDVDSFIDEATEEIASEVGDANAIIALSGGVDSSVAAALAYRAIGDQLTPVYVDTGLMRKGETEQIRETFAFMDSLRVVDAKDRFLDALEGVTDPEEKRHVIGEGFIREFERAARDTDADYLVQGTIYPDRIESEGNIKSHHNVGGLPEVIDFDGIVEPVRDLYKDEVREVARALDLEEVVSERMPFPGPGLAVRIIGEVTAEKLEVAREACHVVEEEVAEHDPWQAFAAVIGKATGVKGDNRVHGWVVSVRSVESRDGMTARAQDLPWETLQRIQSRITGENDNVARVVYDVTHKPPATIEYE; encoded by the coding sequence ATGGTCGACGTCGACAGCTTCATCGACGAGGCAACCGAGGAGATTGCCAGCGAAGTCGGCGACGCCAACGCCATCATCGCGCTCTCCGGCGGCGTCGACTCGTCCGTCGCGGCCGCTCTCGCCTACCGCGCCATCGGCGACCAGCTGACTCCTGTCTACGTCGACACGGGGCTGATGCGCAAAGGCGAAACCGAGCAGATTCGCGAGACGTTCGCGTTCATGGACAGTCTCCGCGTCGTCGACGCCAAGGACCGCTTCCTCGACGCCCTCGAAGGCGTCACCGACCCCGAGGAGAAACGCCACGTCATCGGCGAGGGGTTCATCCGCGAGTTCGAACGCGCCGCCCGCGACACCGACGCCGACTACCTCGTGCAGGGGACCATCTACCCCGACCGCATCGAGAGCGAGGGCAACATCAAGTCCCACCACAACGTCGGGGGCCTCCCCGAGGTCATCGACTTCGACGGCATCGTCGAACCCGTCCGCGACCTGTACAAAGACGAGGTGCGCGAGGTGGCGCGAGCCCTCGACCTCGAAGAGGTCGTCTCCGAGCGAATGCCCTTCCCCGGCCCCGGCCTCGCCGTCCGTATCATCGGCGAAGTGACCGCGGAGAAGTTGGAAGTCGCTCGCGAGGCGTGTCACGTCGTCGAAGAGGAAGTCGCCGAACACGACCCGTGGCAGGCCTTCGCGGCCGTCATCGGCAAGGCGACGGGCGTCAAGGGCGACAACCGCGTCCACGGCTGGGTCGTCTCCGTGCGCTCCGTCGAGAGCCGTGACGGCATGACCGCGCGGGCACAGGACCTCCCGTGGGAGACGCTCCAGCGCATCCAGAGTCGCATCACGGGCGAGAACGACAACGTGGCCCGCGTCGTCTACGACGTGACCCACAAACCGCCCGCAACCATCGAGTACGAGTGA
- a CDS encoding nucleoside phosphorylase, giving the protein MALQPHLRVDTGDVHDVALLPGDPDRVERIADACDDGSVEELAHNREYHLCNAEYEGVPLTICSTGVGSPSAAIALEELAAVGVETVIRPGTTGALQADIEIGDMVVATAAAKEEGTTKRYERVEYPAVPDHDVVSALVAAAESNDEAIHVGPVVTDDAFYAETDDYVEDWEAAGLLAVEMEAAALFTLARRKGLRAGAICTVDGNLVAGTQKGSGDATEDELPPKARNNVERMIELALDATATLG; this is encoded by the coding sequence ATGGCACTGCAGCCGCATCTTCGAGTCGACACGGGCGACGTACACGACGTGGCGTTGCTCCCCGGCGACCCCGATCGGGTCGAGCGCATCGCCGACGCCTGTGACGACGGCTCCGTCGAAGAACTGGCGCACAACCGCGAGTATCACCTGTGCAACGCCGAGTACGAGGGCGTGCCCCTGACCATCTGTTCGACCGGCGTCGGGTCGCCCTCGGCGGCCATCGCCCTCGAAGAGCTCGCGGCCGTCGGCGTCGAGACGGTCATCCGCCCCGGAACGACCGGCGCGCTCCAAGCCGACATCGAAATCGGTGACATGGTCGTCGCCACCGCCGCCGCCAAGGAGGAGGGGACGACCAAGCGCTACGAGCGCGTCGAGTATCCCGCCGTCCCCGACCACGACGTGGTGTCGGCGCTCGTCGCCGCCGCCGAGTCGAACGACGAGGCGATTCACGTCGGCCCCGTCGTCACCGACGACGCCTTCTACGCCGAAACCGACGACTACGTCGAGGACTGGGAGGCGGCGGGCTTGCTCGCCGTCGAGATGGAGGCCGCGGCGCTCTTCACCCTCGCCCGACGGAAGGGGCTTCGTGCGGGCGCCATCTGCACCGTCGACGGCAACCTCGTCGCCGGCACGCAGAAGGGGAGCGGCGACGCCACCGAGGACGAACTCCCGCCGAAGGCCCGCAACAACGTCGAGCGCATGATCGAACTCGCCCTCGACGCCACCGCGACGCTCGGATAG
- a CDS encoding universal stress protein produces MFDRVLARLVAAARRVRRFERRELDAFSRWLQDTGNLLHLTVLVAVPLLIASVTFISNALAELSFLLFPPLASGTYTLFSDPEGRYASPHRFVIGLVVGACCGWAAIWLSMPVATGWVVSPASAALSIFLTGAVTWLLDVEEPAAFSTALLVLVTDDVSPEAYVTSVAVFGGLVAVVFSVWRARFYERRSQYLYDTAKSDDHVLVPMRGDHERAETTALFGASLAASHDAGKVVLLAVLDPDEAADDPSLDDVAAETAERLESTARTVRTKAGVPCDVVVARGPPVSTTIETASNTNCDLVVTPYEEDRGLLSGYVRGVFNSRFDTIAFRPTTGARRWRRVLVTVAKPGDTAHAMLDFAARLVGRIGSLSVCTCIDAEVERRTAEKRLADLAETIEVDVETRVARSEITAFIGANAGAYDLLFVGSSGERSPASRFVSPPTFERLRDVDCDVAVFDRGNS; encoded by the coding sequence ATGTTCGACCGAGTTCTCGCTCGTCTCGTCGCCGCAGCTCGTCGCGTGCGACGATTCGAACGGCGCGAACTCGACGCTTTCAGTCGCTGGCTACAGGACACCGGCAACCTCCTCCACCTGACGGTACTGGTGGCGGTGCCCCTGCTCATCGCCTCGGTCACCTTCATCTCGAACGCCCTCGCCGAACTCTCCTTCCTGCTCTTCCCGCCACTCGCCTCCGGGACGTACACCCTCTTTTCGGACCCCGAGGGGCGCTACGCCTCCCCCCATCGATTCGTCATCGGCCTCGTCGTCGGCGCGTGCTGTGGGTGGGCGGCTATCTGGCTCTCGATGCCTGTGGCGACGGGCTGGGTCGTCTCGCCCGCCAGCGCCGCGCTCTCGATTTTCCTCACCGGCGCCGTGACGTGGCTGCTCGACGTGGAGGAACCCGCCGCCTTCTCGACGGCGCTTCTCGTCCTCGTCACCGACGACGTCTCGCCCGAGGCGTACGTCACGAGCGTCGCCGTCTTCGGCGGCCTCGTCGCCGTCGTCTTCTCGGTCTGGCGCGCTCGCTTCTACGAACGCCGCTCGCAGTACCTCTACGACACCGCCAAGAGCGACGACCACGTCCTCGTTCCGATGCGTGGCGACCACGAACGCGCGGAGACGACGGCCCTGTTCGGAGCCTCACTCGCCGCCTCACACGACGCCGGGAAGGTGGTGTTGCTGGCGGTGCTCGACCCAGACGAGGCCGCTGATGACCCGTCGCTCGACGACGTGGCCGCGGAGACGGCCGAGCGCCTCGAATCGACCGCCCGAACTGTCCGGACGAAAGCGGGCGTTCCCTGTGACGTGGTCGTCGCTCGCGGCCCGCCGGTGTCGACGACCATCGAGACGGCGTCGAACACGAACTGTGACCTCGTGGTCACGCCGTACGAGGAGGACCGCGGACTGCTCTCGGGGTACGTCCGTGGCGTGTTCAACAGCCGATTCGACACCATCGCCTTTCGTCCGACGACCGGCGCGCGTCGCTGGCGACGGGTGCTCGTCACCGTCGCCAAACCCGGCGACACCGCCCACGCGATGCTCGATTTCGCGGCGCGGCTGGTCGGCCGGATTGGGAGTCTGAGCGTCTGCACCTGCATCGACGCGGAGGTGGAGCGCCGAACCGCCGAGAAGCGACTGGCCGACCTCGCCGAGACGATCGAGGTGGACGTGGAGACACGCGTCGCTCGCAGCGAGATTACGGCCTTCATCGGCGCCAACGCCGGCGCGTACGACCTGCTGTTCGTCGGGTCGTCCGGCGAGCGCTCCCCTGCCTCGCGGTTCGTCTCGCCGCCGACATTCGAGCGCCTGCGCGACGTCGACTGCGACGTGGCGGTGTTCGACCGCGGGAACTCCTAG
- a CDS encoding ubiquitin-like small modifier protein 1: MQWKLFADLAEVAGDREIRVETEPGATVGDALDELLDAYPALRDRVLDDDGNVADHINVLRNGENVRAGNGLATTLQSGDELALFPPVSGGRA, encoded by the coding sequence ATGCAGTGGAAGTTGTTCGCGGACCTCGCGGAGGTGGCTGGCGACCGGGAGATTCGCGTTGAGACCGAACCGGGCGCGACCGTCGGCGACGCGCTCGACGAACTGCTCGACGCCTACCCGGCACTCCGTGACCGTGTCCTCGACGACGACGGCAACGTCGCCGACCACATCAACGTCCTCCGGAACGGCGAGAACGTCCGCGCTGGAAATGGGTTGGCAACGACGCTCCAGTCTGGTGACGAACTCGCGCTCTTCCCGCCGGTCAGCGGTGGGCGCGCGTAA
- the pyrG gene encoding glutamine hydrolyzing CTP synthase has product MPTEPETGYDPELGRKFIFVTGGVMSGLGKGITAASTGRLLSNAGFDVTAVKIDPYLNVDAGTMNPYQHGEVYVLKDGGEVDLDLGNYERFLGTDMTSDHNVTTGKTYKHVIEKERAGDYLGNTVQIIPHITDDIKRRIREAAEGTDVCIVEVGGTVGDIEGMPYLEALRQFSHEEDEGDVLFTHVTLVPYSKNGEQKTKPTQHSVKELRSIGLQPDVLVGRCEDRLDSETREKIALFCDVPMDAVFSNPDVEDIYHVPLMVEEEGLDEYVMERLNIADEALPEGERDSRWRELVTRDRTGEIDVALVGKYALEDAYMSIHEALKHAGIHEQVEVNVQWVDADEMRDHHTERLREADAVVVPGGFGSRGAEGKIEAVRYARENDIPFLGLCLGFQMAVIEYARNVLGLEGAHSAEIDEDTPYPVIDLLPEQYDLEDLGGTMRLGAHETDIQSGTLAHEVYDADSCTERHRHRYEVNPEYIDDLEAGALTFSGRAGNRMEIVELDDHPYFLGTQFHPEFRSRPDRASPPFVGLVNATLEQLDEEREVQA; this is encoded by the coding sequence ATGCCGACGGAACCCGAAACAGGGTACGACCCGGAACTGGGTCGGAAGTTCATTTTCGTAACCGGCGGGGTGATGTCCGGGCTCGGCAAGGGAATCACGGCCGCCAGCACCGGCCGCCTCCTGTCGAATGCGGGCTTCGACGTGACCGCCGTCAAGATAGACCCCTACCTCAACGTGGACGCGGGGACGATGAACCCCTACCAACACGGCGAGGTGTACGTCCTGAAAGACGGGGGCGAGGTCGACCTTGACCTCGGTAACTACGAACGCTTCCTCGGGACCGACATGACCTCGGACCACAACGTCACCACGGGGAAGACGTACAAGCACGTCATCGAGAAGGAACGCGCGGGCGACTACCTGGGCAACACCGTCCAGATCATCCCCCATATCACCGACGACATCAAGCGTCGCATCCGCGAGGCCGCCGAAGGGACCGACGTGTGTATCGTCGAAGTCGGCGGCACCGTGGGCGACATCGAGGGGATGCCCTACCTCGAAGCCCTCCGCCAGTTCTCCCACGAGGAAGACGAGGGCGACGTGCTCTTCACCCACGTCACGCTCGTCCCGTACTCGAAAAACGGCGAGCAGAAGACCAAGCCCACCCAGCACAGCGTGAAGGAACTCCGCTCCATCGGCCTCCAGCCAGACGTGCTGGTCGGCCGGTGCGAGGACCGCCTCGACTCCGAGACACGGGAGAAGATAGCGCTGTTCTGTGACGTGCCCATGGACGCCGTCTTCTCGAACCCCGACGTGGAGGACATCTACCACGTCCCCCTGATGGTCGAAGAGGAGGGCCTCGACGAGTACGTGATGGAGCGACTGAACATCGCGGACGAGGCGCTTCCCGAGGGCGAACGCGACAGTCGCTGGCGGGAACTCGTCACGCGCGACCGAACCGGCGAAATCGACGTGGCGCTGGTCGGGAAATACGCCCTCGAAGACGCCTACATGTCGATTCACGAGGCGCTGAAACACGCGGGCATCCACGAACAGGTCGAAGTGAACGTCCAGTGGGTCGACGCCGACGAGATGCGCGACCACCACACCGAACGCCTCCGCGAGGCGGACGCGGTGGTCGTCCCCGGCGGCTTCGGGTCCCGCGGCGCCGAGGGGAAAATCGAGGCCGTCCGCTACGCCCGCGAGAACGACATTCCCTTCCTCGGCCTCTGTCTCGGCTTCCAGATGGCCGTCATCGAGTACGCGCGGAACGTCCTCGGTCTGGAGGGCGCCCACTCCGCCGAAATCGACGAGGACACGCCCTACCCCGTCATCGACCTCCTGCCCGAGCAGTACGACCTCGAAGACCTCGGCGGGACGATGCGTCTCGGCGCCCACGAGACGGACATCCAGTCCGGAACCCTCGCTCACGAGGTGTATGACGCCGACTCCTGTACCGAACGCCACCGCCACCGCTACGAGGTCAACCCCGAGTACATCGACGACCTCGAAGCCGGAGCACTCACGTTCTCCGGGCGCGCAGGGAACCGCATGGAAATCGTCGAACTCGACGACCACCCGTACTTCCTCGGGACGCAGTTCCACCCCGAGTTCCGCTCCCGACCCGACCGCGCGAGTCCGCCCTTCGTCGGCCTCGTGAACGCGACGCTCGAACAACTCGACGAGGAACGGGAGGTGCAGGCCTGA
- a CDS encoding potassium channel family protein, producing the protein MASFPVEVLFGLYLGVLTGIVPALVAWGFGFAFKYITGVTIPALGVVVLSVAIAGVNGGLMALNDPTFTQSASQVRLSVAVIFVLMLSLYAHSVGDKMGAEFPRKLSLRKLTNRTLSADVVELVGGRGLVEVRISGDIDDMEGYPAVPADLRSEIREWSSTFPADVPLVELESRVADRLRTEFDLADVSVTLDERATATVAAAPPLGGLSKRIPSGKRGVSVRALLPTGTARGDEVSLATPDRRYRGTVVSLRSDHARDAAMRVADTDGGTDVAPDPTLSPSLPVADGGDGRLTVAVDASQASSLLGDTVDRLTVQSRGTRREYELLSLLRWAGNRIQKVAVREGAPLAGTTIGDAAVRDTHGVTVLAVRHEGNWQFAPRGSQALTAGDDLFVVGTNDAITSFRGAVA; encoded by the coding sequence ATGGCTTCCTTCCCGGTCGAGGTGCTATTCGGACTCTATCTCGGGGTTCTGACGGGCATCGTCCCGGCGCTGGTCGCGTGGGGGTTCGGTTTCGCGTTCAAGTACATCACCGGCGTCACCATACCCGCCCTCGGTGTCGTGGTTCTCTCTGTCGCCATCGCGGGCGTCAACGGCGGGCTGATGGCGCTCAACGACCCCACGTTCACGCAGTCGGCGAGTCAGGTCCGACTCAGCGTCGCGGTCATCTTCGTGTTGATGCTGTCACTCTACGCCCACAGCGTCGGCGACAAGATGGGCGCTGAGTTCCCCCGCAAGCTCTCCCTCCGAAAGCTCACCAACCGCACCCTCTCGGCCGACGTGGTCGAACTCGTCGGCGGACGCGGGCTGGTCGAGGTGCGCATCTCGGGCGACATCGACGACATGGAGGGCTACCCCGCCGTCCCCGCCGACCTCCGGAGCGAGATTCGGGAGTGGTCGAGTACGTTCCCCGCGGACGTACCGCTCGTCGAACTGGAGTCGCGGGTCGCCGACCGCCTCCGCACGGAGTTCGACCTCGCGGACGTGTCGGTCACGCTGGACGAGCGAGCGACGGCGACAGTCGCCGCCGCGCCGCCACTCGGTGGGCTGTCGAAGCGCATCCCCTCGGGCAAGCGCGGCGTCTCGGTTCGGGCGCTCCTGCCCACGGGCACCGCCCGCGGCGACGAGGTGTCGCTCGCGACCCCCGACCGCCGCTACCGCGGCACCGTCGTCAGCCTGCGTAGCGACCACGCTCGCGACGCCGCGATGCGAGTCGCAGACACCGACGGCGGCACCGACGTGGCTCCCGACCCGACGCTCAGTCCGTCGCTCCCCGTCGCCGACGGCGGTGACGGACGCCTCACCGTCGCCGTCGACGCCAGTCAGGCGTCGTCGTTGCTCGGGGACACCGTCGACCGCCTCACCGTCCAGTCTCGGGGCACCCGCCGCGAGTACGAACTCCTCTCCTTGCTCCGCTGGGCGGGGAACCGCATTCAGAAAGTCGCGGTTCGAGAAGGGGCCCCACTCGCGGGTACGACCATCGGCGACGCCGCCGTCCGCGACACGCACGGCGTGACGGTGCTCGCCGTCCGCCACGAGGGGAACTGGCAGTTCGCACCCCGCGGCTCGCAGGCGCTCACCGCCGGTGACGACCTGTTCGTCGTCGGGACGAACGACGCGATAACCTCGTTCCGGGGGGCCGTGGCATGA
- a CDS encoding DUF7126 family protein — MTRAILAGPDDAGLGAALEGEGIDVARVEGVLTASVLAEAGLDDADLFVLTDLDEATAIAVAKDHNPDVRVVVYSHDSLPEFARGQADLAMDPDLFGVDMVAEELA; from the coding sequence ATGACGCGAGCCATCCTCGCCGGCCCGGACGACGCCGGCCTCGGCGCCGCACTCGAAGGTGAGGGCATCGACGTGGCGCGTGTCGAGGGCGTCCTCACCGCGTCCGTGTTGGCCGAGGCCGGCCTCGACGACGCCGACCTGTTCGTCCTCACGGACCTCGACGAGGCGACGGCCATCGCCGTCGCCAAGGACCACAATCCCGACGTTCGCGTCGTCGTCTACAGCCACGACTCCCTGCCCGAGTTCGCCCGCGGGCAGGCCGACCTCGCGATGGACCCCGACCTGTTCGGGGTCGACATGGTCGCCGAGGAACTGGCCTGA